A genomic region of Mesobacillus jeotgali contains the following coding sequences:
- a CDS encoding biotin transporter BioY has product MKFKALDLTLASMFVGLMAIGANITSFVPFMVVGGVPITLQTFFAILAGIILGSRLGAISMTVYALVGLVGVPVFAKFGAGLSTFISPTFGFILSFIFTAYVAGKMVEKNRTLFAFIFASLTGLVINYVFGTNWMYFAYKFWAAAPEGFTYKMAWLWMVVPLPKDIILAVFAGMMGHRLEKTVLQKGSFKHLRKAA; this is encoded by the coding sequence ATGAAGTTTAAAGCACTAGATTTAACTCTGGCATCCATGTTCGTCGGTCTCATGGCGATTGGAGCGAATATCACCTCCTTTGTACCGTTTATGGTCGTCGGTGGTGTACCGATTACTTTGCAAACCTTCTTCGCTATTTTAGCGGGAATCATCCTCGGCAGTCGCCTGGGAGCCATTTCCATGACGGTCTATGCATTAGTGGGATTGGTTGGTGTACCAGTGTTCGCAAAATTTGGCGCTGGGTTGTCCACTTTTATTAGCCCCACATTCGGTTTTATCCTATCGTTCATTTTTACAGCGTATGTTGCAGGGAAAATGGTAGAAAAGAATCGTACGCTATTCGCCTTTATCTTTGCTTCATTAACCGGACTTGTCATTAACTATGTATTCGGCACAAATTGGATGTATTTTGCCTATAAATTCTGGGCTGCGGCACCGGAGGGTTTCACATATAAAATGGCCTGGCTATGGATGGTTGTCCCGCTTCCAAAAGACATCATCCTTGCTGTTTTTGCTGGCATGATGGGGCATAGACTGGAAAAAACAGTCCTGCAGAAAGGCAGCTTCAAGCACTTAAGGAAAGCAGCTTAA
- a CDS encoding sulfite exporter TauE/SafE family protein, giving the protein MGNILLFALLVGLASALILTPFSKGVEKDRKMTSAFLIAAIVFFTVGTFAFYYAFNLDRNLSSLWPFAIVITFGGMFFAAGKEQMIKGILFLLSLLVGVYFMIAFLFNAEEKYESAKMAEKMEISTFDEKETPASVPPHFARNKMKKAFGQVPNTSYYELGNLQIQKVNGEYVYIAPVEFSGFFKWWNGKSTPGYFTISATDSSANPKFNKSEMVYTPSSFFNKNVDRHIRLQYPEAIFYGDTQLEIDDEGKPFYIRTFGEFISARNGFNVTGVVVVDPDSGKTKAYALKDVPEFIDGAVSPEAVSLQNSYYGNYIHGYWNSVFGKTDIKLPSDEGTEAQVSPIFDENGDMYYFTDFTSPKEGVDSMLGYSLTNSRTGKATFYTGNLEESYMDSEGALQIIEKKFIEKKWHGEMPILYNFYGEASWLTPVLDSNGFLQNYFIVSAANPEISVFGNTPNEALKKYKTALQHGGGTVDGSSKAEEKQTSGTVLRVYKEKTGDFTIVSILLDNKKNYIISSETNPLAIYVKEGDQVNLKYMDTGETFLPVKELVIQGLE; this is encoded by the coding sequence ATGGGGAATATACTTCTTTTTGCACTTTTGGTTGGATTGGCTTCTGCTCTGATTCTTACTCCTTTTTCTAAAGGGGTAGAGAAGGACAGGAAAATGACATCAGCCTTTTTGATTGCTGCGATTGTCTTTTTTACGGTTGGGACTTTTGCATTCTATTACGCATTTAATCTAGATCGCAATCTTTCTTCACTGTGGCCATTTGCGATTGTGATCACATTTGGCGGAATGTTTTTTGCTGCTGGGAAGGAACAGATGATAAAAGGCATTTTGTTTTTGCTGTCCTTGCTAGTAGGCGTATATTTCATGATCGCTTTTCTTTTTAACGCAGAGGAAAAATATGAGTCTGCGAAAATGGCGGAGAAGATGGAAATCTCGACTTTTGATGAAAAGGAAACACCGGCGAGTGTCCCTCCACATTTTGCGCGCAATAAGATGAAAAAGGCGTTCGGCCAGGTTCCGAATACGAGTTATTATGAGCTTGGGAATCTGCAGATCCAGAAGGTCAATGGAGAGTACGTCTATATCGCTCCTGTTGAGTTCTCAGGCTTTTTCAAATGGTGGAATGGAAAGTCAACACCGGGTTATTTTACAATCAGTGCCACGGATTCATCAGCAAATCCAAAATTTAATAAGTCAGAAATGGTTTATACACCTTCTTCGTTCTTCAATAAAAATGTTGATCGTCATATTCGTTTGCAGTATCCAGAGGCGATTTTCTACGGAGACACTCAGCTTGAGATCGATGATGAAGGCAAACCTTTTTATATCAGGACCTTCGGTGAGTTCATCTCAGCCAGGAATGGGTTTAATGTGACAGGTGTTGTCGTCGTTGACCCAGATTCAGGTAAAACGAAGGCGTATGCTTTGAAGGATGTTCCAGAATTCATTGACGGCGCTGTTTCACCGGAAGCAGTCAGTCTGCAAAACAGCTATTACGGTAATTACATTCATGGTTATTGGAACAGTGTGTTTGGTAAGACGGATATAAAACTGCCTTCAGATGAAGGAACCGAAGCCCAGGTCAGCCCAATTTTCGATGAAAATGGCGATATGTATTATTTCACCGATTTTACCAGCCCGAAAGAAGGGGTGGACTCGATGCTCGGGTATTCCCTGACGAACTCGAGGACAGGGAAGGCGACCTTCTATACTGGCAATCTTGAAGAGTCCTATATGGATTCTGAAGGCGCGCTGCAGATTATTGAGAAGAAGTTCATTGAGAAAAAGTGGCATGGCGAAATGCCGATTCTCTACAATTTCTATGGAGAAGCAAGTTGGCTGACACCTGTTCTTGATTCGAATGGCTTCCTGCAAAATTACTTCATCGTATCGGCAGCAAACCCGGAAATTTCGGTGTTTGGTAATACTCCTAATGAAGCACTGAAAAAGTATAAAACTGCACTTCAGCATGGCGGCGGTACTGTGGATGGCAGTTCGAAGGCGGAGGAAAAGCAAACGAGCGGAACCGTGTTGCGAGTCTACAAAGAAAAAACAGGCGACTTCACGATCGTTTCCATCCTGCTGGACAATAAAAAGAACTACATCATTTCATCAGAAACGAATCCACTGGCGATCTATGTAAAAGAAGGTGACCAGGTCAATCTCAAATACATGGATACCGGCGAAACCTTCCTGCCAGTTAAAGAGTTAGTGATACAAGGATTAGAGTAA
- a CDS encoding TVP38/TMEM64 family protein, protein MFTLKENHNYAMELILHLALSILSLYLLFELLPTVLPLYKWLYLGAVKIVLLMDGYFLMKNHRNLLKVNRMVILYLGALLILVLAIFYMTKILVLTDTYGFEGLLKEHLKTAKYIFFFISFAQPILLPIPEAVTIPGASAVFGPGVAAAIAFPGTLLGISAMFFAARYGGRKFISKFIKEEQLEKYQHYASKNETLIMFLLFIVPILPDEIICVGAGIGQVSPKRFLLIASISKFFTATALAYSVELAERLSLTPTQLMFGFSALVFILFAISVLTKKLLAKNVVVKGDSDG, encoded by the coding sequence TTGTTCACACTTAAAGAAAACCACAATTATGCAATGGAATTGATCCTGCATTTAGCCCTCAGTATCCTGTCACTATATTTATTGTTTGAATTATTGCCTACTGTGCTGCCACTATATAAATGGCTTTACTTAGGCGCAGTCAAAATTGTTTTGTTAATGGATGGATATTTTCTGATGAAGAACCATCGGAACCTTCTGAAGGTTAATAGGATGGTCATTTTATATTTAGGAGCCTTATTGATTCTTGTACTGGCAATTTTTTATATGACAAAAATCCTTGTGCTTACTGATACGTACGGTTTTGAAGGGTTGTTAAAAGAACATCTAAAAACAGCCAAATATATTTTCTTTTTCATCAGCTTTGCCCAACCAATCCTCCTTCCAATCCCTGAAGCTGTTACCATACCAGGTGCGAGCGCGGTTTTCGGGCCCGGTGTTGCAGCAGCCATTGCATTTCCAGGAACACTTCTTGGGATTTCAGCCATGTTTTTTGCCGCCAGATACGGTGGAAGGAAATTCATTTCTAAGTTCATCAAGGAAGAGCAGCTAGAAAAATACCAACATTATGCCTCTAAAAATGAAACATTGATTATGTTCCTTTTATTCATCGTGCCAATTCTTCCAGATGAGATCATCTGTGTAGGAGCAGGCATTGGGCAAGTGTCACCAAAAAGGTTCTTACTGATTGCCTCAATCTCGAAATTCTTCACGGCGACGGCGCTCGCATACTCAGTGGAACTGGCTGAGAGACTATCTTTAACACCAACTCAATTGATGTTCGGATTCTCAGCTCTTGTCTTTATTCTCTTTGCGATCAGCGTTTTAACGAAGAAACTTCTTGCAAAGAACGTGGTTGTAAAGGGGGATAGTGATGGTTAA
- the bioB gene encoding biotin synthase BioB encodes MGYWKELALGVLNGNELSDAEALSILDCPDQELLELLQGAYIIRHNYYGNSVKLNMIINTKSGLCPENCGYCAQSSVSEAPIQKYKMMDKETILKGAEQAFNLNAGTYCIVASGRGPSEKEIDTVTSAVEEIKDKYGLKVCACLGILKPSQAERLKAAGVDRYNHNLNTSASHHAAITTSHTYEDRVNTVELIKNSGISPCSGVIVGMKETKQDVVDMARSLKALDADSIPVNFLHAIDGTPLEGTQELNPRYCLKVLCLMRFINPAKEIRISGGREVNLRSLQPLGLYPANSIFVGDYLTTEGQETTADHKMLEDLGFEIEFAKEEIPS; translated from the coding sequence ATGGGATACTGGAAGGAGTTAGCACTGGGGGTGCTCAATGGAAACGAGCTTTCAGATGCAGAGGCTTTAAGCATACTGGATTGTCCCGATCAGGAACTGCTCGAGTTGCTCCAGGGAGCCTACATCATACGCCATAACTATTATGGAAACAGCGTAAAATTAAATATGATCATCAACACCAAATCAGGATTATGCCCGGAAAACTGCGGTTACTGTGCTCAATCCAGCGTATCTGAAGCACCCATTCAAAAGTATAAAATGATGGATAAAGAAACAATCCTAAAAGGAGCCGAACAAGCTTTTAACCTCAATGCAGGCACCTATTGCATTGTTGCCAGCGGCAGAGGGCCAAGTGAAAAGGAGATTGATACAGTCACTTCGGCTGTAGAGGAAATTAAAGATAAATATGGCCTGAAGGTTTGTGCCTGCCTCGGAATCCTTAAACCCTCACAAGCAGAAAGACTAAAAGCAGCTGGTGTTGATCGATACAACCATAACCTCAACACTTCAGCGAGTCATCATGCTGCCATCACGACATCGCATACATATGAAGATCGCGTCAATACTGTAGAACTTATTAAAAATTCCGGGATTTCACCATGCTCCGGGGTGATAGTTGGAATGAAGGAAACGAAGCAAGATGTGGTTGACATGGCACGCAGCCTGAAGGCACTTGACGCTGATTCCATACCGGTCAATTTCCTTCATGCAATAGACGGTACCCCGCTGGAAGGAACACAAGAATTGAATCCGCGTTACTGCCTGAAAGTCCTGTGCCTGATGCGATTCATCAATCCTGCAAAAGAAATCAGGATTTCCGGGGGCAGAGAAGTGAATCTGCGCAGTCTGCAGCCTTTAGGGCTCTATCCTGCCAACTCGATCTTTGTCGGGGATTATTTAACAACAGAAGGGCAAGAAACGACCGCAGACCATAAAATGCTCGAGGATCTTGGATTCGAAATTGAATTTGCAAAGGAAGAAATTCCATCTTAA
- a CDS encoding GGDEF domain-containing protein: MLKDFFIHASFVITFLFIGGSLFKNNPEMDTTLQKLKLGALAGILGSVLMAFSIQITPVIIMDLRHIAILLSAFYGGFVSAFVAASIINISRLVFFDGSLETFLVTVLIMFIIAAFAALVQEKVEGSNFFKWTIMGLISLITISSGFLYLMGISDQVYRILVNYWVITTVSGGLVYFLAGYIVQSNQMFMQLKTQSATDFLTGLNNVRQFDSSLNESIESAHELNEKLSLLMIDIDHFKKVNDTYGHQAGDEVLRQLGGLLFSCSRPSDIVSRNGGEEFSLLLKNCSYSQALEIAERLRVIVENHRFSLPNGKEIKITISLGASTYLETTECLEEFIKQADDTLYKSKRTGRNKVSSL; encoded by the coding sequence TTGCTTAAAGATTTTTTTATACATGCTAGTTTTGTTATTACATTTTTGTTTATAGGCGGGAGTTTATTTAAAAACAATCCAGAGATGGATACAACTCTTCAAAAGTTAAAACTTGGGGCATTAGCGGGGATACTTGGTTCAGTGTTAATGGCTTTTAGTATTCAGATTACTCCTGTGATTATAATGGATTTGCGTCATATTGCGATACTGTTGTCTGCTTTTTATGGAGGATTCGTGTCGGCTTTTGTAGCCGCGAGCATAATCAATATCAGCAGATTAGTATTTTTTGATGGCAGTTTGGAAACATTTCTGGTCACTGTGCTCATAATGTTTATTATTGCGGCGTTTGCCGCACTGGTCCAAGAAAAGGTGGAGGGTTCGAACTTTTTCAAGTGGACGATTATGGGATTGATTAGCTTGATTACGATTTCATCCGGCTTTTTGTATCTAATGGGCATTTCAGATCAAGTGTACCGAATCTTGGTTAACTATTGGGTTATTACAACTGTATCGGGAGGTTTGGTGTATTTTTTGGCAGGATACATCGTTCAGTCGAACCAAATGTTTATGCAGCTGAAAACCCAGTCGGCTACAGACTTCCTTACTGGGTTAAATAATGTCAGACAGTTCGATTCGTCATTAAATGAAAGTATAGAAAGTGCCCATGAGCTTAATGAAAAATTATCGCTGCTTATGATTGATATCGATCACTTCAAAAAGGTCAATGATACGTATGGTCATCAAGCTGGAGATGAAGTTTTAAGGCAATTGGGAGGACTATTATTCAGCTGCTCACGCCCAAGTGATATTGTCTCAAGAAATGGCGGTGAAGAATTTTCACTGTTATTAAAAAACTGTTCCTACTCTCAAGCGCTGGAAATCGCAGAACGACTCCGGGTAATAGTGGAAAATCATCGATTCTCCTTACCAAATGGCAAAGAAATCAAGATCACCATCTCGCTTGGTGCTTCAACCTATCTAGAAACAACTGAATGCTTAGAAGA
- a CDS encoding twin-arginine translocase TatA/TatE family subunit yields MLQNIGIPGLILVLVIALIIFGPSKLPEIGRAFGSTLKEFKKSTRELVSDDESKKDDENKSSVTQ; encoded by the coding sequence ATGTTACAGAATATAGGAATACCTGGTTTAATACTAGTTCTTGTCATTGCTCTAATTATTTTTGGTCCATCCAAGCTGCCTGAAATCGGCCGTGCTTTTGGATCGACACTAAAAGAGTTCAAGAAATCAACACGTGAGTTGGTTTCGGATGACGAGTCGAAAAAAGATGATGAAAACAAAAGTAGTGTAACTCAATAA
- a CDS encoding alkaline phosphatase PhoX: protein MADQNTNSGLNRRDFLKAGGVSALAITLGSTGVMGLSTTALADSAKNPTSGFGGYGDLIPDPNGILDLPKGFHYKIISREGDLMTDGTKIPGAFDGMAAFEGPNNTTILVRNHELSSGPAFGRNPYDANAQGGTSALVVGANREVIKEYVTSSGTIRNCAGGATPWGTWLTCEENRSEGHGYVFEVDPSQPENDMSKTPIKEMGRFSHEACAIDPATGYVYLTEDASPSFLYRFIPNDLSQKPGALQKGGKLYAAAIEAVADPSASTFKTGQTFKIVWKEVDPHWCREEAAAQDCIVFSRLEGAFFQEGVFWFDDTSAGDKKLGRVYRYVPHTNTLELFYEGNDARYMEYPDNICCTPWGDLWYAEDGSGQDRIMGITPEGKVYPFAANRLSGSELAGPTFSPDGNTLFVNIQSPGKTFAIWGPFQRRNAARAREMSFAAPANLAPQVSEKVAKAAKAQGMSILEAAAFERHGIKMA, encoded by the coding sequence ATGGCTGATCAAAATACGAATAGTGGCTTGAACAGAAGGGACTTCTTAAAGGCAGGTGGGGTGAGTGCGCTTGCCATTACTCTTGGCAGTACTGGAGTAATGGGGCTGAGTACAACAGCACTTGCCGATTCTGCTAAAAATCCAACTAGCGGATTTGGCGGGTATGGAGATTTGATTCCAGATCCTAATGGCATTCTCGATCTTCCAAAAGGCTTCCATTACAAAATCATCTCCAGAGAAGGCGACTTGATGACAGACGGAACCAAAATCCCGGGTGCTTTTGATGGAATGGCGGCTTTTGAAGGGCCGAACAACACGACGATTCTTGTTCGTAATCATGAATTATCTTCTGGCCCGGCATTTGGAAGAAATCCTTATGATGCAAATGCACAGGGTGGAACTTCCGCTCTTGTTGTAGGGGCAAATCGTGAAGTGATTAAAGAATATGTGACATCTTCAGGTACAATCCGAAATTGCGCAGGTGGCGCGACACCTTGGGGCACATGGCTAACTTGCGAAGAAAACCGTTCCGAGGGACATGGTTATGTATTCGAAGTCGATCCATCGCAGCCAGAAAACGATATGTCCAAAACGCCAATCAAGGAAATGGGCCGTTTTTCACACGAAGCATGTGCAATTGACCCAGCGACAGGATATGTCTATTTAACCGAAGATGCAAGCCCGAGCTTCCTTTATCGTTTTATCCCGAATGACTTGAGCCAAAAGCCAGGTGCGTTGCAAAAAGGCGGCAAGTTATATGCGGCAGCGATTGAAGCGGTGGCGGATCCATCAGCCAGCACTTTCAAAACGGGACAAACTTTTAAAATTGTGTGGAAGGAAGTAGATCCTCATTGGTGCCGTGAAGAAGCTGCTGCGCAAGACTGCATTGTGTTCTCAAGGCTTGAGGGAGCATTCTTTCAAGAGGGGGTTTTCTGGTTTGATGATACCTCTGCCGGTGATAAAAAACTTGGCCGCGTGTATCGTTATGTACCTCATACGAATACCCTGGAGCTTTTTTATGAAGGAAATGATGCGCGATACATGGAATATCCGGATAATATCTGCTGTACACCTTGGGGCGACCTTTGGTATGCAGAGGATGGCTCTGGCCAGGATCGCATTATGGGAATTACTCCAGAAGGCAAGGTGTATCCTTTTGCGGCCAACCGTTTAAGCGGCTCTGAACTGGCAGGCCCAACCTTCTCGCCAGATGGAAACACCCTTTTCGTCAATATCCAAAGCCCTGGCAAAACGTTTGCGATTTGGGGACCATTCCAGCGCCGTAATGCTGCGCGCGCAAGGGAAATGTCCTTTGCTGCACCAGCGAATCTTGCACCGCAAGTTTCTGAAAAAGTCGCCAAGGCTGCCAAAGCACAAGGGATGTCCATCCTGGAAGCAGCAGCATTTGAGCGCCATGGGATAAAAATGGCATAG
- a CDS encoding Gfo/Idh/MocA family protein, with product MDEKIIKWGILGTGGIASAFARDLAFAKNTEKLAVGSRTKESAAKFAEEHGVSRAYGSYEELVQDPEVDAIYVATPHPFHKENVLTCLRAGKAVLCEKPFTMNSGELEEIIDFARDQKLFLMEAMWTRFLPPIIKVKEWIDSGEIGEVLLVKADFGYRAQWDPEWRLLNPVLGGGALLDLGIYPVTFASMIFGTTPEKILSTAHIGETGVDEQFSILMSYPSGKTATLNGAFRIGLTNEAYIHGTEGYIRIPSFHSAKSATLYKDGQEVETFNDDRKSAGYSFEIEEVGRCLNQGLLESPVVPLNESLEIMKLMDEIRGQWGLKYPFE from the coding sequence ATGGACGAAAAAATAATCAAATGGGGAATTTTAGGCACAGGTGGAATTGCGAGTGCTTTCGCGAGAGATTTGGCTTTTGCTAAAAATACCGAAAAACTTGCTGTGGGGTCACGTACAAAAGAGAGCGCTGCAAAGTTTGCGGAAGAGCATGGAGTTTCCCGTGCATATGGAAGCTACGAAGAACTAGTGCAAGATCCGGAGGTGGATGCCATTTATGTTGCTACGCCACACCCTTTTCATAAGGAAAATGTATTGACTTGTCTTCGTGCTGGTAAGGCTGTGCTTTGCGAGAAGCCTTTTACCATGAATAGCGGGGAACTGGAAGAAATCATTGATTTTGCCAGAGATCAAAAGCTTTTTTTGATGGAGGCGATGTGGACACGTTTCCTGCCTCCGATTATTAAAGTTAAAGAATGGATTGACAGTGGGGAAATTGGTGAAGTACTTTTAGTAAAAGCTGATTTTGGATACCGTGCACAGTGGGATCCAGAGTGGAGATTACTTAATCCGGTCCTTGGAGGAGGAGCATTGCTTGATCTAGGGATTTATCCGGTAACATTTGCATCAATGATTTTCGGAACAACCCCAGAGAAGATTCTGAGTACGGCTCATATCGGTGAAACGGGTGTGGATGAACAGTTTTCCATTCTTATGTCCTATCCTTCTGGAAAGACCGCCACCCTTAACGGAGCCTTTCGAATTGGTTTAACGAATGAAGCATACATACATGGAACAGAAGGCTACATTCGAATTCCATCATTCCATAGTGCAAAATCAGCAACCTTGTATAAGGATGGTCAGGAAGTAGAGACATTTAATGATGACAGAAAATCGGCTGGCTACTCGTTTGAAATTGAAGAAGTAGGAAGATGCCTAAATCAAGGCCTTTTAGAAAGCCCTGTCGTTCCATTGAATGAATCATTAGAAATTATGAAGCTGATGGACGAAATTCGTGGGCAATGGGGATTGAAATATCCGTTTGAATAA
- the tatC gene encoding twin-arginine translocase subunit TatC has product MDGKQMNLVDHLSELRKRLMIIVGSFMLIVMLALIYVKNIYQWLVQDLSIKLAVLGPSDILWVYLMLAAVIALAGTIPIAAHQIWLFIRPALSEKEKKVTLAYIPALFLLFIAGICFGYFVIFPLVFQFLLSLSQDMFMEFFTTEKYFRFLIHMVMPFGILFELPVIIMFLTSLGVLNPYRLQKARKYSYFILIVTAVLITPPDLLSDILVIIPLLFLYECSVLLSKIVYRRKQGSELSAA; this is encoded by the coding sequence ATGGATGGAAAACAGATGAATCTTGTGGACCACTTGAGTGAGCTGCGAAAACGACTGATGATCATCGTGGGAAGCTTTATGCTAATTGTCATGCTGGCTTTGATCTATGTGAAAAATATTTACCAGTGGCTGGTCCAGGATTTATCCATTAAATTAGCGGTTCTCGGTCCAAGTGATATTTTGTGGGTGTATTTGATGCTTGCAGCCGTCATTGCCTTAGCAGGTACGATTCCAATTGCAGCCCATCAGATTTGGCTATTTATACGACCTGCCTTATCTGAAAAGGAGAAGAAAGTAACATTAGCCTACATACCAGCACTATTCTTACTTTTCATAGCGGGCATTTGTTTTGGTTATTTTGTCATTTTTCCGCTGGTGTTTCAATTCCTGCTTTCGCTATCCCAGGATATGTTCATGGAATTTTTCACAACAGAGAAATACTTTCGTTTTTTAATCCATATGGTCATGCCCTTTGGGATCCTATTCGAACTTCCTGTCATTATTATGTTTTTGACAAGCTTGGGTGTGTTAAATCCATACCGGTTGCAGAAGGCCAGAAAGTATTCTTATTTTATACTGATAGTAACGGCTGTTCTAATCACGCCCCCAGATCTCCTATCAGACATACTTGTCATCATCCCTCTGCTATTTTTGTATGAATGCAGTGTTCTATTATCGAAGATAGTTTACCGTAGAAAACAGGGGTCTGAATTATCGGCAGCATAA
- the ilvA gene encoding threonine ammonia-lyase, whose protein sequence is MSLDDVILAREKMKGIVHTTPLDYSKTFSTLSDNEVYLKLENLQKTGSFKVRGSYNKLISLPSEKLQNGVVAASAGNHAQGVAYSCQMLGIRCTIVMPKGAPLSKVLATRQYGAEVILEGAVFDEALAFALELKDKVGATFIHAFDDEAVIAGQGTVGLEILDQLPDVEVIVCPVGGGGLIAGVALAVKEKNPDIKVYGVQTLACPSMKQSLTENRPIAVEAAPTMADGIAVQKPGQKTFEIIRKYVDDIFCVDEMEIARTMLLVLERNKLLVEGSGASPLAALLYDKVKLSGKKVAVVLSGGNVDVNFISRIIERGLVESGRFAHFTITLKDKPGELQRVLSSVTELNANIQSVNLNRIGKHIYPGFAQLELSVETKDHEHIEQLEKKLRGQGFQLEMEE, encoded by the coding sequence ATGAGCTTGGATGATGTCATTTTGGCGCGGGAAAAAATGAAGGGAATTGTACATACGACACCTCTCGATTATTCTAAAACGTTTAGCACTCTCTCAGATAATGAAGTATATTTGAAGCTTGAAAACCTGCAAAAGACAGGGTCCTTCAAGGTTAGAGGTTCTTATAATAAACTAATATCTTTGCCATCTGAAAAGCTTCAGAACGGCGTCGTGGCAGCTTCAGCCGGCAACCATGCCCAGGGCGTGGCGTATTCCTGCCAGATGCTCGGCATTCGGTGCACGATTGTCATGCCGAAAGGTGCACCTCTCAGCAAGGTGCTGGCAACACGGCAATACGGAGCCGAAGTCATACTCGAAGGTGCAGTTTTTGATGAAGCTCTCGCCTTTGCATTGGAGCTTAAAGACAAGGTCGGCGCAACTTTTATCCATGCCTTTGATGATGAGGCGGTCATTGCCGGACAAGGTACAGTCGGTTTGGAAATACTTGATCAGCTGCCTGATGTCGAGGTGATTGTCTGTCCTGTTGGAGGGGGAGGGCTTATTGCGGGTGTCGCGTTGGCGGTGAAAGAGAAAAATCCGGACATTAAGGTATATGGTGTTCAGACGCTTGCATGTCCGAGTATGAAGCAGTCGTTAACAGAGAACAGACCTATTGCTGTTGAAGCAGCTCCAACGATGGCAGATGGAATTGCGGTCCAGAAGCCTGGGCAGAAGACTTTTGAAATCATCAGGAAATATGTTGATGACATTTTCTGTGTCGACGAGATGGAAATAGCCCGCACCATGCTTCTTGTCCTCGAGCGAAATAAGCTGCTAGTTGAGGGCTCAGGTGCAAGCCCGCTTGCTGCACTGCTTTACGATAAAGTAAAGCTAAGCGGTAAGAAGGTTGCCGTTGTTTTAAGTGGCGGAAATGTCGATGTTAATTTTATCTCCCGAATCATTGAGCGTGGACTGGTTGAATCCGGCAGGTTCGCCCATTTTACTATCACTTTAAAAGATAAGCCAGGGGAGCTGCAAAGAGTGTTGAGTTCCGTAACTGAACTGAACGCAAACATCCAATCCGTCAACCTTAACCGGATCGGCAAACATATCTACCCAGGCTTTGCTCAGCTGGAGTTATCGGTGGAAACGAAGGACCATGAACATATAGAGCAGCTAGAGAAGAAGCTGAGAGGCCAGGGATTTCAGCTGGAGATGGAGGAATAA